A segment of the Flavobacteriales bacterium genome:
GCGACGGGCTTCCCAGCCCTCGGGCGGCTCAGCAACGCTTCCTGCGTTACTGCACCATCGACATCGGTTTACGCTCGTTCACCTTCGGATTGGGCAGGCTGTTCATTGATCGCATGGAGAGCTCGCGGCACGACCTGATCCTCCTACGGGCGAAGAATGGAGTGGAATTCCTGCTCTCCCCGGAACGGAATCAGGATTTCGTCGAGCAGATCTCGAAGCTCAAGCGCAGGCACGAGGACGGCAACGCCGCCCCGCTTCAATTGTAGCGCACGCGCTGGCCCAAGCGAAGCAGGGATCGCTGGCTGATGCCATTGATCCTGCACAGGGCGCTAACGCTGGTGCCGTAGCGCCTGGCAATGGCGGAAAGGGTATCGCCGCTGCGCACCACATGATACTTGCGCGCGCCTACTTGCGCCTTGGCCGCCGCCATGGTGGCGAAGGTGCCCTTGTGGATGTCGAAGGTCTTGGCCTTCAGCATGCCGTTCCCCACATCGACGATGAGCGATGGATCGATGGGCTGGTCGAGGAAGCGCACCTCAAAATGCAAATGGCTGCCATAGCTCCTGCCGGTATTGCCGCCCTTGCCGAGCGTATCACCAGCCTCAACGATCCGTCCGGGCTCAACAAAGCGCTTGCTGAGATGCGCATAGAGCGTCTCCAGGCCGTTGTGGTGCCGAACCACCACCACATGCCCGTATGACTTGTTGTACTTGGAGATGCGCACCACCCCCGGGAACGCGCAGACCACGGGATCACCGGTCTGCAGCTTCAGATCGAGGCCATAGTGCATGCGCCCGCGGCGCGGTCCGAAGGGCGAGGTGAGATGGCCCGGGCATGGCATGGCGAAATCATCGCCGGTGACGCTCAGGTCCAGGCAAAGGGTATCATGAACCGCCGGCGCATTCTCGCGATCGAAGATGGTCTCGGTATTCCAATGGCAATAGAGGTCATAACCGGGGATCATGGCCAGGGAATCGCTCACATCGCACAGGATGCCCAGTGCATTCGCGGCTCGGTTGATCTCCAATCGGGCATGCTCCGGACCCTCCTCCGGTGCCAGCTCATCGAAGATGTCAATTCCATCCGGCCCGCCGAAGCTGACGGTGTCGGTAACCTGCCCATGCACCCAGAAGCCCCCAACAAGGGCCCAGGACAGTGCAATCATTCGCAGGTTCAGCATGGTCGCCGGCAAAACTATCCGGGCATGCCGCTCTGCAATGCGCGCGGGCTGCCAACTTCCCACAACGCGCCAATCAAGTCGATGGACCTTCAATCTCGTTCGACCAAGGGCTCAATCATATCAATGAACGCGGGTTAACGTTGGTTAAGGCCTGCTTGCCTGGTTTCGGGTCATGACCGTAGATGACCTGCTCGCCCCTCAATCCCTCTCATCTTATCAACAGGACCTGCGAGGATGAGGCCCAAGGGTACTTTCGCTCGCGATGAAGCGGATCGTTGCGCCTGCCGAACTGGCTAAGGCGAGCCATATGCGCGAAGGCGATCCACGAATCGCGCTGCTCACCGAGGTGAGCGGGCTGAAGCGATTAGAGCGTGTCTATTCCAACATCGCGCATCTCAGCGACATCGAGTTCACGGAAGCCGTGTTCCGGGAGCTGAACCTCGAGGTGGAGATACCGGCAGAGGATCTCGATCATGTTCCGGAAAGCGGCGGATTGGTATTCGTAGCCAATCACCCCTACGGCGCCATTGACGGGCTGGCCATGGTTAAGGTGCTGGGCCGAAAGCGCCCGGACCTGAAGGTGATGGCGAATTTCCTGCTTCGGCAGCTCGAGCCTTTGCGCGACCGCTTCATCGGGGTGAATCCGCTGGAGGGGATCAGCTCCCAGAGCAGCTTCCAAGGCATGCGGCAAGCGTTGGCCCATGTCACCGAGGGCCATGCGCTCGGGGTGTTCCCGGCGGGCGAGGTGAGCAGCTGGCGCACCGAATTGCGGGCCGTTGCCGATCCCCGCTGGAAGACCCCGGCGATCAAGATCCTTCAGCGCGCTGAGGTGCCAGTGGTGCCCGTTTGGTTCGATGGGGCCAACAGCCTCGTGTTCCAGATGCTGGGCATGATCCACCCCAACCTGCGCACCTTGGTGCTCCCGAACGAAATGCTCCGGATGCGCGGCCGCACCGTGCGCATGCGCATCGGCAAAGCCATCGCCCCGAAGGACCTTGCCGCCTTCGGCAACGCCGAGCACCTGGCCCGCTATCTCAGGGCGAAGACCTACGCCCTGGGCAGCGGCTTGCAAGTGAAGCGCGAGCTCTTCGCCCCCCTGCGCTTCCCTGCGAAGCCCAAGGATGTGGTGGAAGCCGTTGACCATGACGCGCTGCTCCGTGAGATCGCCTCGATCGGGGATCTGCGCATCAACCATCAAGCTGAGTTCGACCTCTACCTCGCGTCGAGCCATCGCATCCCCGGAATCCTTCGCGAGATCGGCCGTTTGCGCGAACTCACTTTCCGGGCCGTCGGTGAAGGCACCAATAAGTCCATCGACCTCGATGAGTTCGACCTATACTACGAGCACCTATTCCTCTGGGACCGCGAGAAGCAACAGCTTGTCGGCGCCTACCGCATCGGCGACGGCCGCAAGATCATGGCGCGCTACGGCAAACGCGGCTTCTATACCAGCACCCTCTTCCGCATGGGCCGGCCCATGGAGCGCGTGCTCAGGCGCAGCTTCGAGCTCGGCCGCTCCTTCATCTCACCCGAATACCAGCGCCAGCGGCTCCCGCTCTTCATGCTCTGGAGAGGATTGCTGCTGCACCTGATCGCCAACCCCGACCAGCACTTTCTCATCGGCCCGGTGAGCATCAGCGGCACCTATAGCCGGTTCTCGCGCACGCTCATCATGGAATTCGTGCGGCTCAACCACTACGACCATGAGCTGGCCCAGCACGTGCATCCGCGCCACCGCTTCCGCATCAAGCCCGATAAGGCCGACAGCGAGGCCTTGGTGGAAGCCAGCAAGGCAGACCTGAAGAAGATGGATCGCCTGATCGCGGAGATCGACCCGCACGAGACCGCGATGCCCGTGTTGCTGAAGAAGTACCTGCTCCTCAATGCGCGCATCATCGGCTTCAACCGAGACCCCAAATTCAACGACGCCCTCGACGGACTCATGGTGCTCGACCTCAACAAGCTGCCAGAGAAGACCGTTGAGGATCTTCGAAAGGGAATGAGTGAGGTGTGAGCGCTGGTTGGATGTTGAATGTTGAGGCGGTTGAGGGTCGAGGGTTGAAGCGCACTACCTGCTCGCGTACATCTTCTTCAATTTGCGCGGGTACATTCGCCGCCGAAACACAGCGCAGCCAACCCCCAACCTGCCTTTCGTTCAACCGCCCCCCCAACCGTTCCATAGGATATGTCGAAGATCAAAGTAGCTAACCCCGTAGTCGAGCTCGATGGCGATGAAATGACCCGCATCATCTGGAAGTGGATCAAGGAGCAACTGATCCTTCCATACGTGGATGTGCCGATCGAGTACTACGACCTGGGCATGGAGAGCCGCGACAGGACCGACGACAAGGTGACCGTCGAGAGCGCCAAGGCCATCCTGAAGCACAGCGTGGGG
Coding sequences within it:
- a CDS encoding peptidoglycan DD-metalloendopeptidase family protein produces the protein MLNLRMIALSWALVGGFWVHGQVTDTVSFGGPDGIDIFDELAPEEGPEHARLEINRAANALGILCDVSDSLAMIPGYDLYCHWNTETIFDRENAPAVHDTLCLDLSVTGDDFAMPCPGHLTSPFGPRRGRMHYGLDLKLQTGDPVVCAFPGVVRISKYNKSYGHVVVVRHHNGLETLYAHLSKRFVEPGRIVEAGDTLGKGGNTGRSYGSHLHFEVRFLDQPIDPSLIVDVGNGMLKAKTFDIHKGTFATMAAAKAQVGARKYHVVRSGDTLSAIARRYGTSVSALCRINGISQRSLLRLGQRVRYN
- a CDS encoding lysophospholipid acyltransferase family protein, coding for MKRIVAPAELAKASHMREGDPRIALLTEVSGLKRLERVYSNIAHLSDIEFTEAVFRELNLEVEIPAEDLDHVPESGGLVFVANHPYGAIDGLAMVKVLGRKRPDLKVMANFLLRQLEPLRDRFIGVNPLEGISSQSSFQGMRQALAHVTEGHALGVFPAGEVSSWRTELRAVADPRWKTPAIKILQRAEVPVVPVWFDGANSLVFQMLGMIHPNLRTLVLPNEMLRMRGRTVRMRIGKAIAPKDLAAFGNAEHLARYLRAKTYALGSGLQVKRELFAPLRFPAKPKDVVEAVDHDALLREIASIGDLRINHQAEFDLYLASSHRIPGILREIGRLRELTFRAVGEGTNKSIDLDEFDLYYEHLFLWDREKQQLVGAYRIGDGRKIMARYGKRGFYTSTLFRMGRPMERVLRRSFELGRSFISPEYQRQRLPLFMLWRGLLLHLIANPDQHFLIGPVSISGTYSRFSRTLIMEFVRLNHYDHELAQHVHPRHRFRIKPDKADSEALVEASKADLKKMDRLIAEIDPHETAMPVLLKKYLLLNARIIGFNRDPKFNDALDGLMVLDLNKLPEKTVEDLRKGMSEV